A stretch of the Klebsiella sp. WP3-W18-ESBL-02 genome encodes the following:
- the ccdB gene encoding type II toxin-antitoxin system toxin CcdB: MQFKVYAYKRESRYRLFVDVQSDIIDTPGRRMVIPLASARLLSDKVSRELYPVVHIGDESYRLMTTDMASVTSSVTGEEVADLSHRENDIKNAINLMFWGI; encoded by the coding sequence ATGCAGTTTAAGGTTTATGCCTATAAAAGAGAGAGCCGCTATCGTCTGTTCGTGGATGTGCAGAGTGACATCATCGATACCCCCGGGCGACGGATGGTGATCCCGCTGGCCAGCGCCCGGCTGCTGTCGGATAAGGTTTCCCGTGAACTCTATCCGGTGGTGCACATCGGGGATGAAAGCTACCGCCTGATGACCACGGACATGGCCAGCGTCACGTCCTCCGTCACCGGGGAGGAAGTGGCCGATCTCAGCCACCGGGAAAATGACATCAAAAATGCGATAAACCTGATGTTCTGGGGAATTTGA
- the ccdA gene encoding type II toxin-antitoxin system antitoxin CcdA, with product MKQRITVTIDSDSYQLLKSADVNISALVNRAMQNEARRLRSERWQAENQEGMAEVARFIEMNGSFADENRDW from the coding sequence ATGAAGCAGCGCATCACTGTCACCATAGACAGCGACAGTTATCAGTTACTGAAATCCGCAGACGTCAATATCTCCGCCCTGGTGAACAGGGCCATGCAGAATGAGGCCCGTCGTCTGCGTTCCGAACGCTGGCAGGCTGAAAATCAGGAAGGGATGGCCGAGGTTGCCCGCTTTATTGAGATGAACGGTTCATTCGCCGACGAAAACAGGGACTGGTGA
- the vapB gene encoding type II toxin-antitoxin system VapB family antitoxin, with amino-acid sequence MRTVSIFKNGNNRAIRLPRDLDFEGVSELEIVREGDSIILRPVRPTWGSFAQFEKADPDFMAEREDVVSDEGRFNL; translated from the coding sequence ATGAGAACTGTATCCATTTTTAAAAACGGCAATAACCGCGCCATTCGTCTGCCCCGCGATCTGGATTTTGAGGGAGTGAGCGAGCTGGAGATCGTCCGGGAAGGGGACAGCATTATTTTGCGTCCCGTCCGGCCGACCTGGGGCTCGTTCGCGCAGTTCGAGAAGGCAGACCCGGACTTTATGGCGGAGCGCGAGGACGTTGTCAGCGACGAAGGAAGATTTAACCTGTGA